A window of Carassius auratus strain Wakin unplaced genomic scaffold, ASM336829v1 scaf_tig00216332, whole genome shotgun sequence genomic DNA:
GCATCACTGAACACTTGTAATCTGTTATTGGCTCTACTTCAAGATGTACTCAGAGTTCCCTGGATTATCTGAACATGTGTAATCTCCAGATTCCAaacagagagagatgaagagtGCAAACCCAGTGAAGATGTTGGTGGTGGTTGCTCTGGTCCTGCTGGTATTCAGTGTGACTGAGGGACGGATTATCAGTAAATGTGAGCTGAAGGCCAGGCTGGACGCCGCTCAGTTGCAGCAGATCACCGTCATGGAGGAGACAATAACCGTGAACAGTCTCATCGCCAGACGTGAGATATTGTTCTGCAGCTTCTCCTTCAGGATGTCAAATTGCACTGTTTTATGTCAGATTATGTGACCCTCATCCAtgtctttcttcttttctgaGGCAGTTGTCTGCAAAGCCAGCTTCTCAGCCTTCAACACCAGCTTTGTCCAAAACACTGCTGTCCACAATGAGATGATGCCAGCACAGTACCCACCTCAAGTTGCATCCCAAGTGCCACCTCAAGCTCCACCATCTGGAGCTCCACCTCAGGCTTCACCACATAGAGGTCCACCTCAGGCTCCATCATCTCGAGTTCTACCTCAGGCTCCAGCTGGTTCTTCACCCAAGGTTCCACCATCTGGAGCCCCAACCAAGGTTCCACCATCTGGAGCTCCAACCAAGGTTCCACCATCTGGTTCTCCACACAAGGTTCCACCATCTGGAGCTCCAACCAAGGTTCCACCATCTGGTTCTCCACACAAGGTTCCACCATTTGGAGCTCCATCCAAGGTTCCACCATCTGGTTCACCACCCAAGGTTCCACCATCTGGAGCTCCAACCAAGGTTCCACCATCTGGTTCTCCACACAAGGTTCCACCATCTGGAGCGCCAACCAAGGTTCCACCATCTGGAGCTCCAACCAAGGTTCCACCATCTGGTTCTCCACACAAGGTTCCACCATCTGGAGCTCCATCCAAGGTTCCACCTTCTGGTTCTCCACCCAAGGTTCCACCATCTGGTTCTCCTCCCAAGGTTCTACCATCTGGAGCTCAATCCAGCTCCAAACCACATCCGACCACAGCTGCCAAAGATGCCGGTCACCTGTACGGTGTGTTTCAGCTCAGGGATCAGCTGGTCTGTGATTCCGGCATGATCCCATTGCAAAACGTCTGCAACATGACCTGCTCTGGTGAGTGTTTTT
This region includes:
- the LOC113097594 gene encoding vegetative cell wall protein gp1-like — translated: MKSANPVKMLVVVALVLLVFSVTEGRIISKCELKARLDAAQLQQITVMEETITVNSLIARLVCKASFSAFNTSFVQNTAVHNEMMPAQYPPQVASQVPPQAPPSGAPPQASPHRGPPQAPSSRVLPQAPAGSSPKVPPSGAPTKVPPSGAPTKVPPSGSPHKVPPSGAPTKVPPSGSPHKVPPFGAPSKVPPSGSPPKVPPSGAPTKVPPSGSPHKVPPSGAPTKVPPSGAPTKVPPSGSPHKVPPSGAPSKVPPSGSPPKVPPSGSPPKVLPSGAQSSSKPHPTTAAKDAGHLYGVFQLRDQLVCDSGMIPLQNVCNMTCSALTDDDITDDITCLKTLTNFMNAKPKEVLFDVKKIAEMMLVEECRSVVPPNYFAECI